In Alkalihalobacillus sp. TS-13, the following are encoded in one genomic region:
- the bshA gene encoding N-acetyl-alpha-D-glucosaminyl L-malate synthase BshA, whose protein sequence is MKKLKIGITCYPTIGGSGVVATELGKMLAKEGHDIHFITSSIPFRLEKFYHNIHFHEVEVNQYSVFRYPPYDLTLASKMAEIAERENLDLLHVHYAVPHAICAYLAKQMVGENLKIVTTLHGTDITVLGYDPSLSELIRFGIEKSDSVTAVSKSLIEQTKVLFGTEKEIDCVYNFIDEEIYQRKHNPELRSKYGIEQDEKVLIHVSNFRSVKRVPDVVRTFHKVRQKHPAKLLLIGDGPELTVACRLSKELGLQEDVLILGKQENIAELFSISDVKLLLSEKESFGLVLLEAMACGVPVIGTNIGGIPEVIDEGRTGYICEVGNIEQIAARTLEILQDEELHREMSLNAVEHVQNHFHSKMILNDYLEVYAKTLGLKSVRV, encoded by the coding sequence ATGAAAAAACTGAAAATCGGCATTACTTGCTATCCGACAATTGGAGGGTCAGGTGTTGTCGCAACAGAGCTTGGAAAGATGCTTGCTAAGGAAGGACACGATATCCATTTCATCACTTCAAGCATTCCGTTCCGGCTTGAAAAATTTTATCATAACATCCACTTTCATGAGGTTGAAGTCAATCAATACTCGGTCTTCCGATATCCACCGTACGATTTGACACTTGCTAGTAAAATGGCTGAAATTGCTGAACGTGAAAACCTTGATCTGCTGCATGTCCATTACGCTGTCCCTCATGCAATCTGCGCTTATCTTGCCAAGCAGATGGTCGGAGAGAACCTTAAGATCGTTACGACATTGCATGGTACAGACATAACGGTTTTAGGATATGATCCAAGTTTAAGTGAGTTGATCCGATTCGGAATTGAAAAATCCGATTCAGTAACAGCAGTATCAAAAAGTCTCATCGAACAAACAAAGGTTCTTTTCGGCACAGAAAAAGAAATCGATTGTGTGTACAATTTCATTGATGAAGAAATATATCAACGAAAGCATAATCCAGAGCTCCGCAGCAAATACGGAATCGAACAAGATGAAAAGGTCCTGATCCACGTTTCAAATTTCAGATCAGTCAAGCGAGTCCCAGATGTTGTGAGAACTTTTCATAAGGTTCGGCAAAAGCATCCTGCTAAACTTTTGTTGATCGGGGATGGACCAGAATTGACAGTTGCTTGCAGATTATCGAAAGAACTCGGCCTTCAAGAGGATGTCCTCATTTTAGGAAAACAGGAGAACATTGCAGAATTGTTCTCGATCAGTGATGTCAAACTTCTTTTATCGGAAAAAGAAAGCTTTGGATTGGTTCTCTTGGAAGCGATGGCTTGTGGTGTTCCGGTAATCGGCACGAATATCGGTGGGATACCTGAAGTGATCGATGAGGGCAGGACAGGTTACATATGTGAAGTAGGAAATATCGAGCAGATAGCTGCTAGGACATTGGAAATCCTTCAGGATGAAGAACTTCATCGGGAAATGTCCTTAAACGCAGTGGAACATGTTCAAAATCACTTCCATTCGAAAATGATTTTGAATGATTATCTGGAAGTTTATGCAAAAACGCTCGGCCTGAAGTCTGTCCGGGTATAG
- the bshB1 gene encoding bacillithiol biosynthesis deacetylase BshB1 produces the protein MTGDLDILAFGAHPDDVEIGMAGTLILHAQKGYKTGICDLTLAELSSNGNVVIRQREAAKAAKVMGLQGRLNLELPDRGLRLTESYIQKIAQVIRKYKPSIVFLPHPVDRHPDHGNCSRLVEEAVFSAGIRKYQVEGELPAHRVGKVYYYFINGYEHPHFTVDISEVSDKKKESLKAYKSQFIASDEGVETPLNNGYIEAVEARDTLFGKEAGVKCAEGFSSKRPLVIDDLLGD, from the coding sequence ATGACAGGAGACCTCGATATCCTGGCGTTTGGTGCACACCCCGATGATGTTGAAATTGGTATGGCGGGGACATTGATTCTTCATGCGCAAAAAGGATACAAGACTGGCATATGTGATCTAACGTTGGCTGAACTTTCTTCGAACGGTAATGTAGTGATTCGTCAGAGAGAAGCTGCGAAGGCTGCTAAAGTGATGGGGCTGCAAGGACGTCTCAACCTGGAGCTTCCGGATCGGGGCTTACGCTTGACTGAATCATACATCCAAAAAATCGCACAAGTTATAAGAAAATATAAACCTAGTATCGTTTTTCTGCCTCATCCAGTGGACCGTCATCCTGATCACGGGAATTGCAGCCGATTAGTCGAAGAAGCTGTTTTTTCAGCTGGTATACGCAAGTATCAGGTTGAGGGAGAGTTGCCAGCACACCGAGTTGGTAAAGTGTATTATTATTTCATCAACGGTTATGAGCATCCACATTTCACTGTCGATATCTCGGAAGTTTCTGATAAGAAAAAGGAAAGTTTGAAAGCGTATAAAAGTCAATTCATTGCAAGCGATGAAGGTGTAGAAACCCCGTTGAACAACGGCTACATCGAAGCTGTGGAAGCACGTGATACACTTTTCGGTAAAGAAGCAGGTGTTAAGTGTGCAGAAGGATTTTCCTCAAAACGTCCGCTTGTGATCGATGATTTGTTAGGAGATTGA
- the mgsA gene encoding methylglyoxal synthase gives MNIALIAHDEKKQDMVNFTVAYQPVLKKHNLFATGTTGMKIAEATGLDVHRFRSGPLGGDQQIGAMIADDKMDLIIFFKDPLTAQPHEPDIAALIRLCDVYQIPLASNMASAELFIHALRRGDFDWRKVIHEREDRS, from the coding sequence ATGAATATTGCACTGATTGCTCATGATGAAAAGAAGCAGGATATGGTCAATTTTACAGTCGCTTACCAGCCTGTTTTGAAAAAACATAACCTATTTGCTACTGGAACCACTGGGATGAAAATCGCAGAAGCGACAGGATTGGATGTACACCGTTTCAGGTCCGGCCCTCTCGGTGGGGATCAACAGATCGGAGCGATGATTGCAGATGATAAAATGGATCTTATCATCTTTTTCAAGGATCCATTGACAGCCCAGCCGCATGAACCAGATATTGCTGCGCTTATACGGCTTTGTGATGTCTATCAGATTCCCTTAGCTTCGAATATGGCTAGTGCGGAATTGTTCATCCATGCACTAAGACGTGGTGATTTCGATTGGCGGAAAGTGATTCATGAACGGGAGGATAGATCATGA
- the dapB gene encoding 4-hydroxy-tetrahydrodipicolinate reductase, with translation MSQENIRIIIAGPRGKMGKEAVKMVNGTTHFTLVAVVDTKNAGKTLNELEDQPNLDIPVYDDISTCINEMEADVLIDLTKPESGKKHLEAALENGIRPVIGTTGFTDEEIQKFTKVAEEKELGAVIAPNFAVGAILMMKFAQMAAKYMPDIEIIEKHHDQKLDAPSGTAVKTAQMINEVRESKVQGHPDEKEDMEGARGAEDDGLRIHSVRLPGLVAHQEVLLGTTGQTLSIKHDTIDRSAFMPGVKMAVETVMKLDVLVYGLENLME, from the coding sequence ATGAGTCAGGAAAATATCCGCATTATCATTGCAGGACCAAGAGGCAAGATGGGAAAAGAAGCCGTGAAAATGGTGAATGGAACAACCCACTTTACATTGGTGGCTGTAGTCGATACAAAAAATGCTGGGAAAACATTAAATGAATTAGAGGATCAACCTAATCTGGACATCCCAGTCTATGATGATATTTCAACATGTATCAATGAAATGGAAGCAGATGTACTGATCGATCTGACGAAACCTGAGTCAGGAAAAAAACACTTGGAAGCGGCTCTAGAGAACGGAATACGACCAGTCATCGGCACGACAGGATTTACCGATGAAGAAATTCAGAAGTTCACTAAAGTGGCAGAAGAGAAAGAGTTAGGTGCAGTTATTGCGCCGAACTTTGCTGTAGGAGCGATCTTGATGATGAAATTCGCCCAAATGGCTGCTAAATACATGCCGGATATTGAAATTATAGAAAAGCATCATGATCAAAAGCTCGATGCACCATCTGGAACAGCGGTGAAAACGGCACAAATGATCAACGAAGTAAGGGAGTCGAAAGTACAAGGACATCCTGATGAAAAAGAAGATATGGAAGGTGCTAGAGGCGCGGAAGATGATGGATTAAGAATCCATAGTGTGCGTTTGCCTGGTTTAGTGGCACATCAAGAAGTTTTATTAGGCACAACTGGACAAACACTTTCCATCAAACATGATACGATCGACAGAAGCGCGTTCATGCCAGGTGTGAAAATGGCAGTCGAAACAGTGATGAAACTCGATGTTCTAGTCTATGGCCTTGAAAACTTGATGGAATAG
- a CDS encoding nucleotide pyrophosphohydrolase: MDERTMKEMQKAVDDYIGQFKEGYFSPLAMLARMTEELGELSREVNHHYGEKPKKSTEREQTIEEELGDLLFVIICFANSLHIDLDEALHIVMEKFNTRDKDRWTRIEEAGE; this comes from the coding sequence ATGGATGAACGTACGATGAAAGAGATGCAGAAGGCAGTAGATGACTATATAGGACAATTTAAAGAAGGCTACTTCAGCCCGTTAGCGATGTTAGCAAGGATGACTGAGGAATTAGGGGAACTTTCACGCGAAGTTAACCATCATTATGGTGAAAAGCCGAAGAAATCCACTGAACGCGAACAAACGATTGAAGAAGAATTAGGAGACCTTTTATTCGTCATCATTTGCTTTGCAAACTCGTTACATATTGATTTAGATGAAGCACTCCATATCGTCATGGAAAAATTCAATACAAGAGATAAAGATCGTTGGACAAGAATCGAGGAGGCAGGAGAATGA
- a CDS encoding YitT family protein, with protein MLKIKIKNVLFILLGSAIFSFGIIHFNIENNLAEGGFTGITLILYNLFAIDPAISNLVLNVPLFLIGWRLLGRNSFIYTIIGTVAVSLFLWIFQYHFRLSFPLHEDLTLAALFAGVFIGVGLGIIFRYGGTTGGVDIIARLVNKYIGWSFGKTMFLFDALVILSATITYLNYKEAMYTLVAVFVGARVIDFIQEGAYAAKAAMIISEKNAEIANRIIQELDRGATVLNGKGTFTGQQKEVLYCVIARNEIFRLRNLIQQIDPHAFVAVNDVHDVLGEGFTLDENKNPLHD; from the coding sequence ATGCTGAAGATCAAGATTAAAAACGTATTATTCATCTTGCTTGGTTCAGCAATTTTCAGTTTTGGCATCATTCATTTTAATATTGAGAACAACCTTGCAGAAGGTGGATTTACAGGGATTACACTTATCCTTTACAACCTATTTGCCATCGATCCCGCAATTTCCAACCTCGTATTGAACGTTCCATTATTCTTGATCGGCTGGAGGTTACTAGGAAGAAATTCATTCATTTATACGATCATCGGGACAGTGGCCGTTTCTTTGTTTTTATGGATTTTCCAATATCATTTCAGGTTATCGTTTCCGTTGCATGAAGATCTGACATTGGCTGCCCTGTTTGCGGGTGTGTTCATCGGTGTTGGATTAGGTATCATTTTCCGTTATGGTGGTACCACTGGCGGGGTAGACATCATCGCCCGACTCGTCAACAAATACATTGGATGGAGTTTCGGAAAGACAATGTTCCTATTTGACGCTCTCGTCATCTTATCCGCAACGATTACCTATTTAAATTATAAGGAAGCGATGTACACACTTGTGGCTGTATTCGTAGGAGCGAGAGTCATCGATTTTATCCAGGAAGGGGCGTATGCTGCAAAGGCTGCCATGATCATTTCAGAAAAGAATGCGGAAATTGCCAACCGTATCATTCAAGAACTCGATCGGGGAGCGACAGTATTAAATGGAAAAGGGACATTTACCGGACAACAAAAAGAAGTCCTATATTGTGTCATTGCACGTAATGAAATTTTCCGATTACGTAACCTCATCCAGCAAATCGATCCGCATGCATTTGTTGCAGTAAATGATGTCCATGATGTGCTTGGCGAAGGATTCACGCTGGATGAAAACAAAAATCCACTACATGATTGA
- a CDS encoding zinc metallopeptidase yields MFLLYFLILLAIPLWAQFRVKKVYSKYSKLPSAYGMSGAEVARKILNDNGLFDVEVEPVRGKLSDHYDPRSKVVRLSEDNYYGHSIAGTAVAAHEVGHAIQHANNYAPLRVRHALVPVASIGSNLSYFLILIGILMNAANLILPGILLMAGAVLFQLVTLPVEFNASNRAMDQIVHLGVIRNEEERQAKKVLNVAALTYVASALVALLELARFVFIFLGMNQSD; encoded by the coding sequence ATGTTTTTATTATACTTTCTGATTTTGCTTGCGATACCTCTATGGGCACAATTCAGAGTGAAAAAAGTATACAGCAAATATTCGAAGCTTCCTTCTGCATATGGAATGTCTGGAGCTGAGGTGGCTCGGAAAATCCTCAATGATAACGGTCTTTTTGATGTAGAAGTAGAACCAGTAAGAGGGAAGTTGTCAGACCATTATGATCCCAGGTCAAAAGTGGTAAGGCTTTCAGAGGATAATTATTATGGCCACTCGATCGCTGGAACAGCAGTTGCAGCCCATGAGGTTGGGCACGCCATCCAGCACGCCAACAATTATGCACCTTTAAGAGTCCGCCATGCTTTGGTACCTGTTGCGTCAATCGGATCAAACCTATCTTATTTCCTGATCCTGATCGGTATTTTAATGAACGCTGCAAATTTGATACTCCCAGGAATTTTACTGATGGCAGGAGCTGTCCTTTTCCAACTTGTGACGTTGCCGGTTGAATTCAATGCAAGCAATCGTGCTATGGACCAGATTGTACATTTAGGTGTAATCCGTAATGAAGAAGAACGGCAAGCCAAGAAGGTACTGAACGTAGCAGCATTGACTTATGTTGCATCTGCATTAGTCGCTTTGTTAGAACTCGCGCGATTTGTATTCATCTTTCTAGGGATGAACCAATCTGACTGA
- the ypjB gene encoding sporulation protein YpjB, whose translation MRGVLVALIIMLLIQLPTTIFAAEDGSDHWKKLSDLSYKALQLTKAEKYADAKEVLRYFEDEYLSLSDQQKKLSMHNLRVFSTSYEESVKVLNKVSGTHEERVDALVQLHLLVDAVYSTHQPLWKSTKNELMRPLEQMKDAAANQELQSFYAYFNQFLSEYGKIHAALSVDLPPELLNRIDSYITYLDENRALIVTTDHQIQQIHVIEAGLIDAFESTKEDSADPSILWLIFIVGGGIISTLFYVGWRKYSGEKKEYQTFSKEKEYNRFR comes from the coding sequence ATGAGAGGGGTATTGGTTGCGCTAATTATCATGTTACTCATTCAATTACCTACAACGATATTCGCTGCTGAAGACGGAAGTGATCATTGGAAAAAGCTGAGTGACTTATCTTATAAAGCACTTCAATTGACTAAAGCCGAAAAATACGCCGATGCCAAAGAGGTTTTGCGTTACTTTGAAGATGAATACCTCAGTTTATCGGATCAACAAAAGAAATTGTCGATGCATAACTTAAGGGTTTTTTCCACGAGCTATGAGGAATCCGTCAAGGTTTTGAATAAAGTCTCAGGAACGCACGAAGAACGGGTGGATGCATTGGTCCAGTTGCATCTGTTGGTAGATGCAGTCTACTCTACTCACCAGCCGCTTTGGAAATCGACAAAAAATGAATTGATGCGCCCGCTGGAACAAATGAAAGATGCGGCCGCCAATCAAGAACTTCAAAGCTTTTACGCTTATTTCAATCAATTTTTATCAGAGTACGGTAAAATCCATGCGGCGTTAAGCGTCGACTTGCCGCCTGAGCTATTGAACCGTATCGATTCATATATCACTTACTTGGATGAAAATAGAGCATTGATCGTAACGACCGACCATCAAATCCAACAGATCCATGTCATTGAAGCGGGATTGATCGATGCTTTTGAATCGACGAAAGAAGATAGTGCTGATCCTTCGATTCTTTGGCTCATCTTTATCGTCGGCGGAGGAATTATTTCTACATTATTTTATGTGGGTTGGAGAAAATATTCAGGAGAAAAGAAAGAATACCAAACGTTTTCAAAAGAGAAAGAATATAACCGGTTCCGTTAG
- a CDS encoding DUF1405 domain-containing protein, translating to MNTILMQLRHRSILWMLLIINILGTIYGYIWYAEQLKMTPWYFLPFVPDSPTASLFFVFVLIAFLLGRNWPLIEALAAITLFKYGIWAVAMNFVGGYVSGSLTWVNFMLIFSHLGMAIEGLLYSPFYKIKRWHIYVAAVWVIHNEMIDYLFDMEPAYSVLDMYTTQIGYYTFWLSILSITIVYQLTIRSSSTSRLKID from the coding sequence ATGAACACTATCTTAATGCAATTGCGTCATCGTTCCATCCTATGGATGCTGCTAATCATCAATATTTTAGGGACGATATACGGGTATATATGGTATGCTGAACAATTGAAAATGACTCCGTGGTACTTTCTGCCGTTTGTCCCAGATAGTCCGACTGCGAGCCTTTTTTTCGTTTTTGTGCTGATTGCCTTCTTATTGGGAAGGAACTGGCCATTAATAGAAGCACTAGCGGCAATCACTCTATTCAAGTATGGCATTTGGGCAGTTGCGATGAATTTTGTTGGAGGATACGTCAGTGGGTCTTTGACCTGGGTGAATTTCATGTTGATTTTCTCACACCTTGGTATGGCAATTGAAGGGCTGTTGTATTCACCATTTTATAAGATCAAAAGGTGGCACATATATGTTGCCGCGGTTTGGGTCATACATAATGAAATGATAGATTATCTCTTTGATATGGAGCCTGCATACTCTGTGCTGGATATGTATACCACCCAAATCGGTTACTATACATTCTGGCTTAGCATCCTGTCTATCACGATCGTCTATCAATTGACGATACGGTCTAGTTCTACTTCTCGTTTAAAAATAGATTAG
- a CDS encoding menaquinol-cytochrome c reductase cytochrome b/c subunit — translation MHRGKGMKFVGDSRIPAERKPNIPKDYSEYPGKTEAFWPNFLLKEWMVGSVFLIGYLILTVVHESPLERKADPTDASYIPLPDWYFLFLYQLLKYKYAAGDYTLIGTVIMPGLAFGALLLAPWLDRGPERRPKKRPVATTMMLLALISIVFLTWESVVNHDWEKAEEQGKPVEVEIDKEAEGYKIYQEQTCIGCHGNNLQGGSGPSLIGTGMKPEQIADIAKNGVGSMPADQFQGSDKELQELAKFISELENE, via the coding sequence ATGCATCGTGGCAAAGGTATGAAGTTTGTCGGGGATTCCCGAATCCCTGCAGAACGTAAGCCTAACATTCCAAAGGATTACTCCGAGTATCCTGGGAAAACGGAAGCGTTCTGGCCAAACTTCCTTTTAAAAGAATGGATGGTCGGATCCGTATTCTTGATTGGCTATCTCATCCTGACAGTCGTTCACGAATCACCGCTTGAGCGTAAAGCGGATCCAACGGATGCGAGTTACATTCCGTTACCAGACTGGTATTTCTTATTTTTATACCAATTATTGAAATATAAATATGCAGCAGGGGATTACACACTGATCGGAACGGTCATCATGCCAGGCTTGGCATTTGGCGCCCTATTGCTTGCACCATGGTTGGATCGTGGACCGGAGCGTCGTCCGAAGAAACGACCTGTAGCGACTACTATGATGCTATTGGCATTGATTTCAATCGTCTTTCTGACTTGGGAATCAGTTGTCAACCATGACTGGGAAAAAGCTGAAGAACAGGGTAAACCGGTTGAAGTGGAAATTGATAAGGAAGCTGAGGGTTATAAAATTTATCAGGAACAAACCTGTATAGGTTGTCATGGTAATAATCTTCAGGGTGGAAGCGGACCATCACTGATCGGAACTGGAATGAAACCAGAACAAATCGCTGATATTGCGAAAAATGGTGTAGGAAGCATGCCGGCTGATCAATTCCAAGGTTCGGATAAAGAGCTACAAGAACTAGCAAAGTTTATTTCTGAACTTGAAAACGAATAA
- the qcrB gene encoding menaquinol-cytochrome c reductase cytochrome b subunit has product MLQKMYDWVDERLDITPMWRDIADHEVPEHVNPAHHFSAFVYCFGGLTFFITVIQILSGMFLTMYYVPDIINAYESVHYLQNEVAFGVIVRGMHHWGASLVIVMMFLHTLRVFFQGAYKKPRELNWVVGVLIFGVMLGLGFTGYLLPWDMKALFATKVGLEIAVTVPVIGPALKTLLAGDATIIGAQTLTRFFAIHVFFLPGALLGLMGAHFIMIRKQGISGPL; this is encoded by the coding sequence ATGTTACAAAAAATGTATGACTGGGTAGATGAACGTCTTGATATTACGCCTATGTGGCGAGATATTGCAGACCATGAAGTGCCTGAGCATGTCAACCCTGCTCACCATTTCTCAGCGTTCGTTTACTGTTTCGGCGGATTGACGTTTTTCATCACGGTAATCCAAATTCTTTCTGGAATGTTTTTGACGATGTATTATGTTCCGGACATAATCAATGCCTATGAATCCGTTCATTATCTGCAAAATGAAGTCGCATTCGGTGTTATTGTCCGTGGAATGCACCACTGGGGTGCTAGTCTAGTAATCGTAATGATGTTTCTACATACTTTACGTGTTTTCTTCCAGGGTGCGTACAAAAAACCTCGTGAATTGAACTGGGTAGTCGGAGTATTGATTTTCGGAGTCATGCTTGGACTCGGTTTCACAGGTTATCTGTTACCTTGGGACATGAAAGCGCTTTTCGCAACGAAGGTTGGTCTTGAAATCGCGGTGACCGTTCCTGTAATTGGACCTGCATTGAAAACATTGTTAGCAGGTGATGCTACGATCATCGGAGCACAGACATTGACGCGATTCTTCGCAATCCATGTATTTTTCTTGCCTGGTGCTCTTCTTGGCCTGATGGGGGCGCACTTTATCATGATTCGAAAGCAAGGAATTTCTGGACCACTGTAA
- a CDS encoding ubiquinol-cytochrome c reductase iron-sulfur subunit, producing the protein MANKDEVSRRQFLNYTLTGVGGFMAAGMLLPMVRFAIDPVLKQGAGQDMVAVVEESEITEEPQRFTFKVNQKDGWYESEVTQAAWVFKDKNGDIVALSPICKHLGCTVDWGTDPSHPNQFYCPCHGGRYTKDGTNVKGTPPLAPLDVYQKEVKDGKIYLGQAEPQ; encoded by the coding sequence ATGGCCAACAAAGATGAAGTCTCCAGACGACAATTTTTGAACTATACCTTAACCGGTGTTGGTGGATTCATGGCTGCGGGCATGCTCTTACCGATGGTACGGTTTGCGATCGATCCTGTCTTGAAACAAGGGGCGGGCCAAGATATGGTAGCTGTTGTCGAAGAGAGTGAAATTACTGAAGAACCGCAAAGATTTACGTTTAAAGTTAACCAAAAAGATGGCTGGTATGAATCAGAAGTCACACAAGCTGCCTGGGTGTTCAAAGACAAGAATGGTGACATCGTTGCATTATCACCAATCTGTAAGCACCTTGGCTGTACAGTAGACTGGGGGACAGACCCTTCTCATCCAAACCAATTCTATTGTCCTTGTCACGGAGGACGGTATACGAAGGATGGCACGAACGTGAAAGGTACGCCACCGCTTGCACCACTTGATGTGTATCAGAAAGAGGTCAAGGATGGAAAGATTTATTTAGGTCAAGCAGAACCACAGTAG
- a CDS encoding YpiF family protein: MMKWCSKDLDMYLQASEYVDTAIVPLIPITWGSQMKNHILKGEFPLILSEEIERQLKGRVFLFPAVTYLVGESDTDVLKRITVLTDELENGGMPYPVFITSDARWTGMEEFGDRLVNIPPVPLEHMDEEYQREIVSEQVKHILQIVTKKWQNTF, translated from the coding sequence ATGATGAAATGGTGCTCAAAGGATCTGGACATGTACTTACAAGCTTCAGAGTATGTAGACACAGCAATCGTACCGTTGATTCCGATTACATGGGGATCACAAATGAAGAATCATATACTCAAAGGTGAATTTCCTTTGATCTTATCTGAGGAAATCGAGCGACAATTGAAGGGGCGTGTATTCCTTTTTCCTGCTGTTACATATTTGGTTGGCGAGTCTGATACAGATGTTCTAAAGCGGATTACTGTCCTTACTGATGAACTTGAAAATGGAGGAATGCCATACCCCGTGTTCATCACGTCGGACGCAAGGTGGACAGGAATGGAAGAGTTCGGAGATCGTCTGGTCAATATTCCGCCCGTGCCATTAGAACATATGGATGAAGAATATCAGAGGGAAATCGTTTCTGAACAAGTCAAGCATATTCTACAAATTGTCACAAAAAAGTGGCAAAACACATTTTAA
- a CDS encoding ReoY family proteolytic degradation factor has protein sequence MSSTVTVLEKKDFLKWFLNHYQLKKRECVWLLNYLVSDEALMENVHFVENAEYCPKAIIMSTNCVDGVPFRFYKQNILTTDAEKSFHDIRLNQDEDVYIELKFKGAYRTPQYVAVLEENPHIPENMVPDKKYGLWAEMILDQSFSHFRKKSLQSQIDEALDRKDYDSFERLTKELNKL, from the coding sequence ATGAGCAGCACCGTTACCGTCCTAGAAAAAAAGGATTTTCTAAAATGGTTTCTAAACCACTATCAACTGAAAAAGCGTGAATGTGTATGGTTGCTGAACTATTTGGTAAGTGATGAAGCGCTGATGGAAAATGTCCATTTCGTGGAGAACGCAGAATACTGTCCGAAGGCAATCATCATGTCCACTAACTGTGTAGACGGTGTACCATTCAGGTTCTATAAACAGAATATCCTGACTACGGACGCAGAAAAATCGTTTCATGATATCCGTTTGAATCAGGACGAGGACGTTTATATCGAATTGAAGTTCAAAGGAGCATACCGTACCCCGCAATACGTAGCTGTACTAGAGGAAAACCCCCATATTCCAGAGAACATGGTACCAGATAAGAAGTATGGATTATGGGCAGAAATGATCCTTGATCAATCATTCAGCCATTTCCGTAAGAAATCGTTACAATCGCAAATCGATGAGGCGCTTGATCGGAAGGATTACGATTCCTTTGAACGGTTGACTAAAGAACTTAATAAGCTATGA